Below is a genomic region from Microbacterium galbinum.
GGTCCCGGGCATCGGCGCCGCACCGCTCCCCGTCGGCGGGCTGCTCGGCATCCCCGCCAACCCGTTCCAGGACGACGTGCGCCGCATCATCGGCTGGTCGGGTGCCTGGAGGGCGTACCTCGATCGGGTGCGTCCGCCGCTGACCATCGGTCACGAGCACAGCCTCGGCAAGCTCGTCTCGACGCGCATGGGCGACAAGGTGCGTGACCGCCTCGTCGCTCCCGTGACCACGGGGGTGTATTCCGCTTCCCCCTCCGATATCGACGTCGAGATCGCCGCACCGGGGCTCAATGCCGCGCTCACGCGCACCGGTTCGTTGTCGGGTGCAGTGGCCGCGCTGCGCGACGAGGGAGCGGCCCGCGCCGCCGCGAAGAAGCCGGGCGCCGCGGTCGAGGGACTCGACGGCGGGATGACCGTCCTCGTCGATGCCCTGCTCGCCGACCTCGAGAACTTCCGTGTCGAGGTGCGCACGGCATCGCCCGTCCGCGCGATCGCCCGCGACGGAGACGGCTGGATCGTCGTCGCCGATGCGCCCGTCGATCCGGCATCCGAAGACGCCGCGGACTCCGATGACGAGGTCGTCGCGGTCGCGGAGGAGTGGCAGGCGGATGCCGTCGTCGTCGCCGTCGACGAGCGCACCGCTCGTGCGCTGCTCGCCGACGCCGTGCCCGCACTCGTGCCGACCGACGACGTACCGGCACCCGAGATCGAGATCGTCACCCTGCTCCTCGACGCTCCGGCGCTCGACCCGGCGCCGCGCGGTACGGGCGTGCTGACGGTGCCCGGCAGCCATGTCGCGAAGGCGCTCACGCACTCCACCGCGAAGTGGGAGTGGGTGCGCCGGGCGGCCGGTGGTCGTCACGTCGTGCGGGTGTCGTTCGGTGCGCAGGGCGAGCCGGCGGCCACCGCAGGGCTCGACGACGGGACTGCGTCGGACCTCGCGCTGCGCGAGGCATCCGCTCTTCTGGGTATCGATCTGGCACCGTCCGCGCTGGTGGCCGCGCACCGTGCGCGCTACGTGCAGGCACAGCCGGCATCGGTGATCGGATCGGCGGAACGTCGTGCGGCCGCCCGCTCCGCCGTGCAGGCCGTTCCTGGCCTCGCGGCGGTCGGCGCCTGGCTCGCGGGTACGGGTCTCGCGCAGGTGATCCCCGATGCGACCGAGGAAACGGACCGCCTGCGCCGCACCCTGATCTGGGAGTGAGCGCCTCGCGCCTGTCAACCCCCTGCCCTCTCAATGCCGAAATCGGCATATGGGGTTACGCTGGGTACCTGGCCGACGGGGATCGAACGCCTGCGGCTCGACCGGAACAACGTGAGGAGACCCCATGAAGGGGAAGATCGGACTCGTCGTCGGAATCGGCGTGGGATACGTCCTCGGAACGCGCGCCGGACGCGAGCGCTACGAGCAGATCAAGACGCAGTGGCTCAAGGTCTGGCATCTCGACCCCGTGCAGGAGCGCGTGGAACAGGTCAAGGACTTCGTGGGCCAGAAGGCCGCCGCGGTTCCGGGCGCCCTCTGGAACGGCGCCGTCAAGGTCGTCAAGTCGGTCGGCAGCGACGGCACGCCCGGGCAGAAGCTCGACTCGGTGATCGCCGCGGGCAAGGACGTCGCCGAAGACCTCGAGGATGCCGCCGAAGAGGTGAAGGACCGCGTCGAGGAGGCCAAGAAGTCGTCGACGTCGAAGACCTCTTCGTCGAAGACGTCCTCCGCGAACTCGTCGGCCTCGACCGGAGCCGCTCGCAAGCCCGCCGCCAAGAAGCCGGCGACGCGCAAGCCCGCCGCGAAGAAGACCGGGAACTGACCATGCCCCGCGGCTATCGCGACCGCGCCGATGACAGCTTCCTGTCGCTGATCGGCGACCTCCCCGAACTCGTCTCGAACCTCGTCAAGGCCGAGATCAACGCCGCCAAGGCGTGGGTCTCGCGCACCGCGAAGGACGCGGGCGTCGGCGCCGTTTGGTTCGTCGTCGCCCTGTTCTTCCTGTTCTGGGCGATCCCGGTGCTGCTGGTCTTCGCCATCGCGGGCATCGCCTCGTGGTGGCCCGTGTGGCTCTCGGCGCTGGCGGTTTTCGGCATCCTGATCCTGGCCGTGCTGTTCTTCGCGCTGCTCGGTCTTTTCAAGTTCCGCAAGGTGCTGCGCCGGGAGAACCCCGCGCAGGCCGTCGCCACAGACGTTCGCATCGTGAAGGAGGCCGGCGACAATGACGAATTCTGACCTGCCGATCACCGCCGTCCCCGGCGGCATCGTCGACCCCGTCGCCTCGGCGCGGGCAGAGCTCAAGGCGGCGCTCGCCGCGATCGAGATCAAGGGCAACGTGCCGCGTCGTCTCGACAAGGCATCTAAGCGCGCGGCCGTGCGTCTGCGACTGTTCTCCGAGCGCAACCCCGCGGGCGCGATCGCGATCGCCGTGGGCGCGGCGGCCGTCGTCGGCAGCGCCGTCTGGGTGATCGCCCGGGCGATCTCGCGCTGACCACTTCTTTTCGCGACGCCCCGGAACTCCGCTTCCGGGGCGTCGCGTTTTTGCACGCTCGGCCGCATTCGCAGCCGTCCGACAAAAGGGGCAGACTGGGACCATGTCCGATGAGAGCGCAGAGAACCCGTCCGGCTTCACCCTCTGGGCCGTGTGGCGACGCAATCCCGATGTGCCCGTCACCGAGTCCGACTCGACCGAACTCGAGACGATCGTCTCGTACGTCGAGGACTCCGGGGTCACGGTCCGCGGCTTCTACGATGTCTCGGGCCTCAAGGCCGACGCCGACCTCATGGTGTGGCTGCACGGCGACACCGCCGAAGAACTGCAGAAGGCGCTGCGTCGTCTGCGCCGCACCGAGCTGCTGCGCTCGCTCCTGCCCGTCTGGAACGTGATGGGCGTGCACCGCGACGCCGAGTTCAATCGCTCGCACGTGCCCGGCTTCCTCCGGGGGGTCGAGCCCAAGGACTGGCTCTGCCTCTACCCGTTCGTGCGCACGCCCGAGTGGTACCTGGCACCCGAGGCCGACCGTCGCGCGATGCTCGCCGACCACGGCCGTAAGGGCGCCGCGTTCACCGGCGTCGTCGCGAACACCGTCGCCGCGTTCGCCCTCGGTGACTACGAGTGGATCCTCCCGATGGAGGCCGACGACATCACCGATCTCGTCGACATGATGCGCGACCTCCGCTACACCGAGGCGCGTCTGTTCGTGAAGGAGGAGGTGCCCTTCTACACGGGGCGCAGGCTCCGCTTCGACGAGATCGCGGACGTGCTGCAGTAGGCCCGCCGTGAGCTCCCCGATCCGCCTCGGTACTCGCCGCAGCGCTCTCGCGCAGGCCCAGTCCGGTCACGTCGCCGCCGCCCTCGAGAAGGTCGTCGGCCGCCCCGTCGTGCTCGTCCCCATCACGTCCGAGGGCGACACCAATCGCGCCTCGCTGTCGGAGATCGGCGGGCAGGGCATCTTCGCCACGCGTCTGCGCGAGGCGCTGCTCGCGGGGGAGTGCGACTTCCTGGTGCACTCGCTCAAGGACCTCCCCACCGCGGTCCCCGAGGGCCTCGTCATCGCGGCGACGCCCGTCCGCGAGGATGCGCGCGATGTTGCCATCACCCGCGGCGGTACTCCGCTGCACGAGCTGCGCGCCGGCAGCACGGTCGGCACGGGGTCACCCCGCCGCATCGCTCAGGTGCGTCGCCGGGCCCCGCACTCGACGGTCGTCGACCTGCGCGGCAACGTCGACTCGCGTCTCGCGCGCGTCGCATCCGGCGAGCTGGATGCTGTCATCCTCGCGGCCGCGGGGCTCTCGCGGCTCGGCACCGACTCGCCGCTGCACCGGGAGGAGCTGGGGCTGAGCGAGTGGCCGACCGCGCCCGGCCAGGGAGCCCTGGCCGTGGAGACGACGACGGATGCCCCGGCCGAGCTGCGTGAGGCGCTCGCCGTCCTCGACGATGCGCCCACCCGCCTCGCGATCACGCTGGAGCGCGCGATCCTCGAGGGTCTGGACGCCGGATGTCAAGCCCCCATGGCCGCGCATGCGGTCGTCGAAGGCGACGAGATCCGCGTCAGGACGGTCGTGTACGCGGCCGATGGCGGTCGCCGGATCGGGCTCGACGTCACCGAACCCCTGAACGAGGGGTATATTCAACGGAACGGCAGTGGCAATGATGCGGATGCTGCCGATGGTGCAGATCCGATCCAGGCCGTTCGATCGCTGGGATCGGCTGTCGCCCGTCGGCTGCTCGAACAAGGGGCGGCCGAACTCGTCCCCCGAGAGCAATCCTGATGACCACGACACCCGAATCGAAGCACGACAAGCCTCTAGACGGCTGGCGGATCCTCGTCCCCCGCGGAGGCCCGTGGGGCGACGGCGTCGCCGCGAGCCTGCGCCTGCAGGGAGCGGTCCCCGTCGTCGCGCCCCTCATCAACTTCGCCCCCACGACCGACCAGGCGGCCCTCGACGTCGCCCTGGAGCAGCTCGCCGCCGGCGCCTACGACTGGCTCACGGTGACGAGCGCGACCACGGTCGACGTGCTCTTCGCGCACCGCGCGGTGGTGCCGGCCACGACGCGCATCGCGGCGGTCGGCGAGACCACCGCGGCGGCGTTGCAGGCCGTCGGGTACGAGGTCGCGCTGGTGCCCACGCAGGACAACTCCGCCGAGGGCATGGCGCAGCAGATGATCTCGCTCGAGACCGCACCGCGCCGCATCCTCGCTCTCCGCAGCGAGATCGCGAAGCCGGTGCTGAGCGTGCTGCTCACCGAGGCGGGTCACGACGTCGACAGCGTGGTGGCGTACCGCACGGTCGGCGTACCGGTGACGGATCGCATCAAGCGCGACGTCGAGAACGGCCGCATCAACGCGATCCTCATCACGAGCGGTTCGGTCGCCGAGCAGGTGCGCGAGCAGTTCCCCGAGATCCCCGATGACACGCTGCTCGCGGCGATCGGTCCGCGCACGGCGCGCGATGCCCGCAACGCGGGACTGTCGGTCTCGGTGGTCGCGGATCGCCAGACGGTCGACGCGCTCATCGACGCGGTCTCGCACTTCACCCTCCCGCACTCGGCCGACGAGTTCACGCCGTGAGCTTCCCCGAGGTGCGCCTGCGTCGACTGCGCCAGTCGCCGGCCGTCCGCCAGCTCGTGCGCGAGACCAGCCTCCAGCCGCAGCAGCTCGTGCTGCCGACGTTCGTGCGCGAAGGGCTCACCGACCCCGCGCCGATCGGATCGATGCCCGGTGTCGTCCAGCACTCGATGGACTCGCTTCGCGCCGCGGCGGTCGAGGCAGCCGAGGCCGGCGTCGGTGGCGTCATGCTCTTCGGCGTTCCTGCGGTGCGCGATGCCCGCGGCTCCGGTGCAGACGCTCCCCACGGCATCCTCAATCTCGCGACCGAGGCGCTGGCAGCCGAGGTGGGCGACGCCCTCGTCGTGCAGACCGACCTGTGCCTCGACGAGTTCACCGATCACGGACACTGCGGCGTGCTGGCCGCCGACGGTTCCGTCGACAACGACGCGACCCTCGAGCGCTACACCTCGATGGCTCTCGCCCAGGCGCGGGCCGGTTCGCAGCTGCTCGGGCTCTCGGGCATGATGGACGGCCAGGTCGCCGCCATCCGCCGAGCGCTCGACGCCGAGGGGTTCACGCGCACGATCCTGATGTCGTACGCGGCGAAGTACGCGAGCGCGTTCTACGGCCCCTTCCGCGAGGCGGTCGACTCGCAGCTCACCGGCGACCGCCGCACCTACCAGCTCGACCCCGGCAACCGCCGCGAGGGCGTGCGCGAGGCCGTGGTCGACGAGCAGGAGGGCGCCGACATCGTCATGGTCAAGCCGGCGATGGCCTTCCTCGACGTACTGCGCGAGGTGCGAGACACCGTGCATATTCCGGTGTGGGCATACCAGGTGTCCGGCGAGTACGCGATGATCGAGGCCGCCGCCGCGAACGGATGGATCGACCGCCGTGCGGCGATCCTCGAGTCGCTGCTGTCGATCCGGCGCGCCGGTGCCGACGCGGTTCTGACGTACTGGGCGACCGAGGCCGCCCGCTGGCTGCGCGACTGATCGGCCGCCGCCGCATTTCGAGAGGAAGCACCATGTCCGATCGCAACGATGATCTCTTCTCCGCCGCCCGCGCGGTGATCCCCGGCGGCGTGAACTCTCCCGTCCGCGCCTACGGGTCGGTCGGTGGCACGCCGCGGTTCCTCGCCTCCGCGCAGGGTGCGACGGTGACGGATGCCGCGGGCACGACGTACATCGACCTCGTGGCCTCGTGGGGCCCGGCGCTGCTCGGTCACGCGCATCCGGAGGTCGTCCAGGCGGTGCAGGAGGCCGCGACCCGCGGCCTGTCGTTCGGCGCGCCCACCGAGGGCGAGGTCGAGCTCGCGGCACTGATCGCCGACCGCGTGCGGTTCGGCGAGATCCGTCCGATCGAGCGCGTGCGCCTGGTGTCGACGGGCACCGAAGCGACCATGACGGCGATCCGCCTGGCCCGCGGCGCGACCGGGCGCGACCTGCTCGTGAAGTTCGCCGGTCACTACCACGGCCACTCCGACGGGCTGCTCGCCGCGGCGGGCTCGGGCGTCGCGACGCTCGCGCTGCCGGGTTCCGCGGGCGTGCCCGCGCCGATCGCCGCGCAGACGCTCGTGATCGACTACAACGACCCCGAGGCGCTGGCGGCGGTGTTCGCCGAGCACGGCCCGCGCATCGCGGCCGTCATCGTCGAGGCATCCGCGGCGAACATGGGCGTCGTCGCCCCGCTCCCCGGGTTCAACCGCCTCATCGCCGACACGGCCCACGCGCACGGCGCGCTGATGATCCTCGACGAGGTGCTCACCGGGTTCCGCGTGCACCCGGCCGGGTTCTGGGGGCTGCAGGCCGCGGAGGGCGAGGACTACCTCCCCGACATCGTCACCTTCGGCAAGGTCGTCGGCGGGGGGATGCCGCTGGCCGCCCTCGGTGGACGGACCGATGTGATGGACCTCCTGGCGCCGCTGGGGCCGGTCTACCAGGCGGGCACGCTCTCCGGGAACCCGCTCTCGGTCGCCGCGGGCGTCGCCACGCTGCGCCTCGCGACGCCCGAGGTCTACGCGACCATCGACGCGGCGGCCGACCGGCTCTCGCGTGCGCTCGACGCGGCGCTCACGGATGCCGGGGTCGAGCACGCGGTGGCGAAGGCGGGAAACCTCTTCAACGCCTCGTTCCGCCCCTCCGCCCCGCGCGACTACGCCGAGGCCCAGGCGCAGGAGACGTTCCGCTACGCGCCGTTCTTCCACTCGCTGCGGGAGCAGGGGATCGCCCTGCCGCCGAGCGTGTTCGAGGCGTGGTTCCTCACGGCCGCCCACGGCGACGAAGAACTGCTGCGCATCGAGGCGGCGCTGCCCCTCGCGGCCGCCGCCGCGGCATCCGCTCGTCCCTGAGTGAGCGCATTCCCACAACGGATCGTTGTGTTCCTGTGAGCAAGATCCAGACAACTGGGAGGATGCCGCTGGCAGACTGGGTGTCATGGTGACGTTGCTGTTGGATCAGACGCAACTCGAGATCGTGCTCTCGCCGCTGGAACGCGCCGCGAGCTTCCACCGCGACAACCTCCGCATCGTGCGCGAGACGATCACCAAGGTGCAGCTCACCGATGACGCCTGGACCTGGCTGCGCGGCGTGCCCAACCCCGGCACCCACATCCCCGGCATCCTCGCCGCCGGTACGTGGAAGGCCGCGGGCAGCACCGACTTCGTGCTCATCCGCAAGCGCCGGCCGAGCGTCGTGATCGACCTCACGGGCGACGAGCAGTACCGCCGTCTCATCCTGACCACCCGGCACGGCCTCGCCCTGACGCAGGCCCTGCGGCTCGAGGTCTCCGAAGAGCCGGCCGACGTCGAGGAGATCGTCTCGACCGGCTCGATCCCCACGACCAAGCAACCCCGGCGCCCGGTGATCCGGCCGCGGCCCGCCTGAGCCGCCGCGCTCGCAGACCACAGCGAAACGCCCTCCGCGACCATCGGGTCGGGAGGGCGTCTCGCTGTGCGGATCGATCAGTCGCGGGGGCGGTACTCGCCGTGCTCGTGGTGCTGGTCGCCGTCGCCGCTCTGGTCGTAGTGGTCGGCGTTGGCGAGCTCGTCGTCGGTCGCCGTGAGCGGGATCTCCGGGATGATCTCGATCACGGTCGTGCGGGGGGCGCCATCGGCGGGAGCGTCGTCGTCGGATGCTTCGTCGTCGGATGCTTCGTCGGTCGGGGTCTCGTCGGTCGCCGTGTCGGCTTCCGCCTGCGTGTCGGCTTCGTGCTCGGAGTGCGCGGCATCGTCCGTCTCGCTGCCCTCCGACTCGGAGGGCGCCTCGCCGAGGGGGTAGTCCTTCGGCTCGTCCTCGAAGTAGGCGCGCGCGGCGTCGGCGAGCATCGAGCTCACCGCGGCCGAGCGCGGGTCGGCGTCCTCGTCGGCGGCCGCCTCGTCGCTGTCGGAGGATCCAACCGACGATGCGTCGGATGCGCCGTCGGTCGGGCCCAGGTCGTCGAACACCTCGACCCCGGCCTCCTCGCCGATCGGAACACCCGCGGCTTCACCGTCGACGGCGTGGGCGGGAGCTTCGGCATTCGGGAACGAGGTGGCCTCCTCCTCGGCGGCGTCGCCGTTTCCGAAGAGGATGTCGTCGAACGAGGGGAGCCCTGCGGCCGACACCGGGCCCGGTGCGACCTGCGCGGCATCCGCATCGGTGGCCGTACCGTCTGCAGGCGTCTCGTCCGCAGGCGTCTCGTCCGCAGGCGTCTCGTCGTCGGATCCAGCGTCGTCGGATGCAGAGGCGCCGTCGACGGAGACGTCGACCGCCCCCTCGGCATCCGCTTCGTCCGCGACGACGTCGCCGTCGTTCACGATCGCGGCTCCTGCTCCGGAGGCGACCACCGCTGCCGCGACGGGACCGCCGGGCACGGCTGCGGCGGCGTCGGCGGCGATCGCGGAGGCGGTCATCGCCGCCGTGTCGTCCGTCGTGACCTGATCCTCGGCGTCGGCCGGAGCGGTCGCGTGCGCGGGCTCCTCGACGGGAGCCGCCGGCGCGGCGGCGGGAGCGACGAGCTGCGTCGCGAGGAGGCCGGCGTGCGGCTCGAGCCGGCCGCCACGAGTGAGCTGGATGAAGACGTCTTCGAGCGTCGGACCGCGCTGCACGAGAGTGGTGAGGGCGATCCCGGCATCCGCGGCGACCGCACCGACCCGGCGCGCGTCGGTGCCGCGCACCGTGAGCCCGGAGCGGAGGATCTCGATGTCGAACCCGGCGGCGGCGAGGGCGGCGGTGAGCGCGGCACGATCGGCCGCGTCGACGATGACGGCACCGGCCGAGGGGTCGGCGAGTTCCTCGATGCCGCTCGCGAGCACGAGCCGGCCCTTCGAGAGCACGAGCACGTTGTCGGCGACCTGCTCGACCTCGCTGAGCACGTGCGACGACACCAGCACGGTGCGCCCCTCGTCGGCGAGACGGCGCATGAGCAGGCGCATCCAGCGGATGCCTTCGGGGTCGAGCCCGTTGGCCGGCTCGTCGAACACGAGAGCCCCGGGGTCGCCGAGCAGAGCGTGCGCGACGCTCAGACGCTGACGCATGCCGAGCGAGAATCCGCCGATGCGGGCGTCGCCCTCGTTCTCGAGCCCCACCAGGGAGAGCACCTCGGCGACGCGACCGAGCGGGATGTCGTTGGCCTTGGCCGCGATCGTGAGCTGGCGGTTCGCGGTGCGGCGCGGACGGTAGACGGTCTCCTCGAGCACCGAACCGATCACCCGCAGCGGCTGGCGGAGCTCGGCGTACGACTGACCGCCGATCGTCGCGGTGCCGGATGTCGGGCGCACCTGGCCCAGCAGCATCCGCAGCGTCGTCGTCTTGCCGGCCCCGTTGGGGCCGAGGAAGGCGGTGACCGCACCCGGCTCGATCCGAGCAGAGAAGTCGGAAACGGCGGTCACCTCATTGAAGCGCTTCGTCACGCCCGTGAATTCGAGAACCTGTCCGTCGGTCATGCGCGACCTCTCCTTGCTTGGTCAATTCCCCCTATCCTGCCGGAAAACCGTCCGGATCGCGTATTTCCTGTGGATTGCGAGCCCTCGCGGCGACCGGGGTAGCCTGGCTCCCGTGACCGAGACCTCTGCCTCCGACCGCGTCCTCGTCCGCACGGAAGGCGCTCTCGGGCGGCTCACGCTGCAGCGTCCCGAGGCGATCAACGCCCTCGACCTGGGCATGGTGCAGGCGCTCACCGCGGCGCTCGACGCCTGGCGCACCGACACCGACGTGCAGATCGTGCTGCTCGACGGTGCGGGCGACCGCGGCTTCTGCGCCGGGGGAGACGTGCGCGCCCTGCACGCGCAGATCGTGTCGGGGCATCCCGAGTCCACCGCCGAGTTCTTCCGCGCGGAGTACGCGCTCAACGCCATGATCGCCGAGTATCCGAAGCCGATCGTCGCCTTCGCCGACGGCATCACGATGGGCGGCGGCATCGGGCTCGCGGGGCACGCGGCGATCCGCATCGTGACCGAGCGCTCGAAGCTCGCGATGCCCGAGACGCGCATCGGCTTCACTCCCGACGTCGGCGGCACCTGGCTGCTGGGCCGTGCGCCGGGTCGCCTCGGCGAGTACCTCGCTCTGACCGGCGGTTCGTTGAACGGGGCGGATGCCATCGCCCTCGGTTTCGCGGACTACTACGTGCCCTCCGCCAATCTCGACGCCCTGCGCGAGGCCCTCGCGTTCCGCGCCGACCCGACCGGGCCGAGCGAGATCGTGCTGCTGTTCGACGAGACGCCGGAGCCCTCGGAGCTGTCGCCGTCGCCGGAGTGGATCGACGAGGCCTTCTCCGCCGACACGGTCGTCGCGATCGTCGAGCGGTTGCAGGCGCAGGGCACGACGGATGCCACGGCCACGGCCGACCTGCTCGAGGGGCTCGCGCCGACGGGGTTGGTCGTGACGCTCGACGCCGTGCGCGAGGCGCGGGCGGCCTCCGGGCTGCGCGAGGCGCTCGAGGGCGAGTACCGGCGGGTGCTGTGGTTCGTGCACGAGCATCCCGATCTCGTCGAGGGCATCCGCGCTCAGCTGGTCGACAAGGACCGCAACCCGAAGTGGCAGCCCGCCTCGCTCGCCGAGCTGGGGACGGATGTCGGGGCGGATGCCCGTGCGTACGTGCCGGAGACGCCGCTGTTCTGAGTGCCAGCCCGGCTGTCGATGGGTTCGCTGTGAGCGAAGGTTCCGAACTCGGCGGTACGAATGTCGGAGCTTCGTGTCACGCTTTGTTGTGGCCGATCCCGGTCGGCACCTTCCCCCACGCCTGAGTCCACAGCTTCATCTCTCAGAAAGTCCGCCTGTGCTGGGTAAAATTCTCGTTCGGTATCTGTCCCGCTACAAGTGGCTGCTCGTCGCCGTCCTGGTCTTCCAGTTCGCGAGCGCGATCGCCACCCTCTATCTCCCGCGTCTCAACGAAGACATCATCAACAGAGGCGTCGCACAGTCCGACACCGCCTACATCTGGCGCACCGGTCTGCTCATGCTGGCGGTCTCGCTCGGTCAGATCATCGCGTCGATCATCGCCACGTACTTCGCCGCCCGCGCGTCGATGGGCGCCGGCCGCGACATCCGCGCCGACGTGTTCAGCAAGGTGAGCGGATTCTCCGAGCGAGAGGTGTCGCAGTTCGGCGCCGGCTCGCTCATCACGCGCAACACCAACGACGTTCAGCAGGTGCAGATGCTGGCGATGATGGGCGCCACCATGCTCGTCACCGCACCGCTGCTGGCGATCGGCGGCATCATCTTCGCGGTGCAGACCAACATCGGGCTGAGCTGGCTCATCGCCGTCTCCGTCCCCCTCCTGCTGATCGTCGCCGGACTCGTCGTCAGCCGCATGGTCCCCCTGTTCCGCAGCTACCAGGGCAAGCTCGACACCGTGAACCGCGTCATGCGCGAGCAGCTCACGGGCGTGCGCGTCGTGCGCGCGTTCGTGCGCGAGCGCATCGAGGAGGAGCGCTTCCGCGGCGCGAACACCGACATCATGGTCGTCGGGCGCAAGGTGGGTTCGCTGTTCGTGCTGCTGTTCCCGCTCTTCATGCTCATCCTCAACGTCACGGTCGTCGCGGTCGTCTGGTTCGGTGGCGTCGAGGTCAACAGCGGCACGGTGCAGGTCGGCACGATCTTCGCCTTCATGCAGTACATCGGACAGATCATGGGCGGCGTCATCATGGCCAGCTTCATGGCGATCATGATCCCGCGCGCCGCGGTCTCGGCCGAGCGCATCGGCGAGGTGCTCGACACGACGTCGAGCATGGAGCGTCCGGCGAACGGCGTCACCTCGTTCCCGACTCCGGGTTCCGTGGCGTTCGACGACGTCGAGTTCACCTACCCCGGAGCCGACGCCCCCGTGCTCTCCGGCATCAGCTTCGCCGCCGAGCCCGGTGAGACCGTCGCGATCGTCGGATCGACCGGTGCCGGCAAGACCACGCTGGTCTCGCTGATCCCGCGCCTCTTCGACGTCTCGGGCGGAGCCGTCTTCGTCGGAGGCGCCGACGTCCGCACCGCCGATGTCGAATCGCTCTGGGCGACGATCGGACTCGTTCCCCAGCGCCCGTTCCTCTTCACCGGCACGGTCGCGTCGAACCTTCGCTACGGCCGTGAGGACGCCACCGACGACGAGCTCTGGCACGCGCTCGAGATCGCGCAGGGCCGTGATTTCGTCGAGGAGATGCCGCAGGGGCTCGAGTCGCGGATCACCCAGGGCGGAACCAACGTCTCGGGCGGTCAGCGCCAGCGCCTGGCGATCGCCCGCGCGATCGTGCGTCAGCCGCAGATCCTCGTCTTCGACGATTCGTTCTCGGC
It encodes:
- the hemG gene encoding protoporphyrinogen oxidase; protein product: MTEPSELAARAAEKHVVVIGGGIGGLIAARECAKVGMRVTVLEASDAVGGAIRRAELDGVALDAGAESFATRGGHVRALLAELGIDDRVVAPAPGGAWLAGVPGIGAAPLPVGGLLGIPANPFQDDVRRIIGWSGAWRAYLDRVRPPLTIGHEHSLGKLVSTRMGDKVRDRLVAPVTTGVYSASPSDIDVEIAAPGLNAALTRTGSLSGAVAALRDEGAARAAAKKPGAAVEGLDGGMTVLVDALLADLENFRVEVRTASPVRAIARDGDGWIVVADAPVDPASEDAADSDDEVVAVAEEWQADAVVVAVDERTARALLADAVPALVPTDDVPAPEIEIVTLLLDAPALDPAPRGTGVLTVPGSHVAKALTHSTAKWEWVRRAAGGRHVVRVSFGAQGEPAATAGLDDGTASDLALREASALLGIDLAPSALVAAHRARYVQAQPASVIGSAERRAAARSAVQAVPGLAAVGAWLAGTGLAQVIPDATEETDRLRRTLIWE
- a CDS encoding phage holin family protein; the encoded protein is MPRGYRDRADDSFLSLIGDLPELVSNLVKAEINAAKAWVSRTAKDAGVGAVWFVVALFFLFWAIPVLLVFAIAGIASWWPVWLSALAVFGILILAVLFFALLGLFKFRKVLRRENPAQAVATDVRIVKEAGDNDEF
- the hemQ gene encoding hydrogen peroxide-dependent heme synthase: MSDESAENPSGFTLWAVWRRNPDVPVTESDSTELETIVSYVEDSGVTVRGFYDVSGLKADADLMVWLHGDTAEELQKALRRLRRTELLRSLLPVWNVMGVHRDAEFNRSHVPGFLRGVEPKDWLCLYPFVRTPEWYLAPEADRRAMLADHGRKGAAFTGVVANTVAAFALGDYEWILPMEADDITDLVDMMRDLRYTEARLFVKEEVPFYTGRRLRFDEIADVLQ
- the hemC gene encoding hydroxymethylbilane synthase, with protein sequence MSSPIRLGTRRSALAQAQSGHVAAALEKVVGRPVVLVPITSEGDTNRASLSEIGGQGIFATRLREALLAGECDFLVHSLKDLPTAVPEGLVIAATPVREDARDVAITRGGTPLHELRAGSTVGTGSPRRIAQVRRRAPHSTVVDLRGNVDSRLARVASGELDAVILAAAGLSRLGTDSPLHREELGLSEWPTAPGQGALAVETTTDAPAELREALAVLDDAPTRLAITLERAILEGLDAGCQAPMAAHAVVEGDEIRVRTVVYAADGGRRIGLDVTEPLNEGYIQRNGSGNDADAADGADPIQAVRSLGSAVARRLLEQGAAELVPREQS
- a CDS encoding uroporphyrinogen-III synthase, whose protein sequence is MTTTPESKHDKPLDGWRILVPRGGPWGDGVAASLRLQGAVPVVAPLINFAPTTDQAALDVALEQLAAGAYDWLTVTSATTVDVLFAHRAVVPATTRIAAVGETTAAALQAVGYEVALVPTQDNSAEGMAQQMISLETAPRRILALRSEIAKPVLSVLLTEAGHDVDSVVAYRTVGVPVTDRIKRDVENGRINAILITSGSVAEQVREQFPEIPDDTLLAAIGPRTARDARNAGLSVSVVADRQTVDALIDAVSHFTLPHSADEFTP
- the hemB gene encoding porphobilinogen synthase encodes the protein MSFPEVRLRRLRQSPAVRQLVRETSLQPQQLVLPTFVREGLTDPAPIGSMPGVVQHSMDSLRAAAVEAAEAGVGGVMLFGVPAVRDARGSGADAPHGILNLATEALAAEVGDALVVQTDLCLDEFTDHGHCGVLAADGSVDNDATLERYTSMALAQARAGSQLLGLSGMMDGQVAAIRRALDAEGFTRTILMSYAAKYASAFYGPFREAVDSQLTGDRRTYQLDPGNRREGVREAVVDEQEGADIVMVKPAMAFLDVLREVRDTVHIPVWAYQVSGEYAMIEAAAANGWIDRRAAILESLLSIRRAGADAVLTYWATEAARWLRD
- the hemL gene encoding glutamate-1-semialdehyde 2,1-aminomutase, whose product is MSDRNDDLFSAARAVIPGGVNSPVRAYGSVGGTPRFLASAQGATVTDAAGTTYIDLVASWGPALLGHAHPEVVQAVQEAATRGLSFGAPTEGEVELAALIADRVRFGEIRPIERVRLVSTGTEATMTAIRLARGATGRDLLVKFAGHYHGHSDGLLAAAGSGVATLALPGSAGVPAPIAAQTLVIDYNDPEALAAVFAEHGPRIAAVIVEASAANMGVVAPLPGFNRLIADTAHAHGALMILDEVLTGFRVHPAGFWGLQAAEGEDYLPDIVTFGKVVGGGMPLAALGGRTDVMDLLAPLGPVYQAGTLSGNPLSVAAGVATLRLATPEVYATIDAAADRLSRALDAALTDAGVEHAVAKAGNLFNASFRPSAPRDYAEAQAQETFRYAPFFHSLREQGIALPPSVFEAWFLTAAHGDEELLRIEAALPLAAAAAASARP